The genomic DNA AGCCCAATAGATCATGGCCTGGCTTGGCTTAACATTTATTTGATCCACCtcatttttgtaaattattgCTTCACACTGGCAGttatataacaaagaaaattacaatttgACCCCAAGAAGTTAATTTAGTACTAATCAATTTGACCCCAAGAAGTTAATTTAGTACTGATCAACTTTCTAGACTTCTATTTCATGTTGGGAAGTTTTGTTCCGGTTGCCGTGTACGGCCGAGGAGGTACCTATATACAAAATtggttaaattaatttacttgttTCGTTgactttcctttttatatacatatatttagaGTATTTTTCTAATTCTTATTTGTAAAAGATTTCATTAATCATTAACAAATATACAAAGCGAGATATTATTCTTAGAAATCtttataaattgaaataaacataaaataaataaaaaactattttatgggAAGAAACTCTTTAAATTGttacaaataatatttaaaaagatttgtaagatttataaaaacaaattttagaaagtttttaaatttaaaaagaattaagttTGGGGCTGACTTGTAATTCATGCTTTCCAAAAGTCTCTTCGATTAGGAATTCTAGTTAGATACTCATGGTTACTATATATTTTGGAAAGTTGTTTCCTTATTGGagtttgtttctaatttttaagtggTGTGATtattagaaattagaaaataactGTAATTTAAATTCCTCATGATTTTAAGTACGAAAATATATACCAATAACTAAAATCATATTCTTTCATGGCGGAAGCATTCGAGGAGGAAAAGAGGAATGATTCATGGTCCGAGCTTCCACCGGAGATTGTAAGTTTGATATTTTCACATCTTTTTTCAAAACGGGATCATATTATTTTTGGTGCCATATGTAAGTCATGGAAGTCGGTCACCGCTTTTCGTACACCTCGTCCACTTCCCCTTGATTTTGCATACCATAGATCCCCGTTTTTAATGGCGTTGAAGGGAgatagatataatttttatcatcCTATACATGCTTCCTATTATCTACATATTCCACAATTGTTAGACAAGATAATATTGGATTCTAAGTACGGTTGGTTACTCATGGCTGGAATTGGTGACGATGTTTCTagtattttcttctttcatcctttgaaaaatgagaaaatcgaCCTTCCTGATATACCTTGGGATGGTTTATTCTTTCAATTTGGTTTTTGTTCTTCACCAACTTCCTCGGAGTGTGTAGTGGTTGCAATAACAAGCGGATATAGTATGGTGACAATTGGCATCACCAAACCTGGAGAGGAGAATTGGATCCAAGTTGAAATTCGTTTTCGTCCCAGGCATCAAGGTGATAAACTTTTCCGTCAGGGTAATGACACTTTTCACATATCCGGCACTCCGGTCTTTCACGATGGAAACTGTTACTGTTTGGACGTGGATGGAAAGGTCATAGTATTTGATCCGAAAGATATTGCGGGCAGTTTGAACTTTTGTGGGAAGTCATATTCTGAGGTGCCCCATAAGTCAGTTGTTCAAAGCTTCATGGTTGAAAGCGATGGGGAGTTGTTAACAGTATTCCTTCACGAAGAAGGAAAAATTTGGATCTGCAAGCTAAATCCCACCACAGGAGAATGGATGAAAGTTGAGGATTTAGGTAATAAAGTGATGTATGTGAGTAATGGTGGATCCTGGGCAGAAGAAGCGACATTTCAGGGAATGGGAAATAAGATTTATCTTCCCATGCTTTATGACAATAATGCTGTCGTATTCTATTGTCTTGCTACTGGGAGATTTCATTCTAATGGATGTGATTTttcccaaaaattattttatcacatGAAGCAATTGTACCACTCTACATGGATCAAACCTTGGTAATATACTATGAAAGTAACAATATTAATTTGTAACTTTTGTTTTGTGTTTGAATTTCTTCTTCAAGTTGATTTgccacatgtttttttttttttttttggtcttacTTGGAATAAGGTTTGGATTGCCCTGCTTGTTTATCATCAACAATCTCAATCAAAGGACGGACAGTTAAAACCCAATAAAATATAACCAACCGTTTAAATTTGATGCTGAGCCCAGAAGAGAGATGAGCCCCAAAGGGGGTGTGGGGCGAGGCCTAGGTTTGAGAAGCCCAAGGTGGCCCATTAACTCTTTACTCACAaaactacaattttttttttttttttttggtgcagCATATAATTTCAATAGATTTTCTTCTTATGTTGTACTTCCATTCTTTATTCTTCCattaattgttaataaaaaaattataaaaattttattgagaatacaAAACATGATGTTTTCAATTAACATCAATcactttcatttgtttttgaggatttaaaaaaatataattatataattattttttaaaattaaaacattacgtataaaaattatttttaaacacatttaaaaatatagaaaacaagcTGAAAACagtttaaaattttagtcaaacttttattctataaaagattaaaaaaaaaattttaatctgTTTAAGAAATTACCTCTCAAATGGagcttaaaattttgaaacaaaaagttAATTCATCCAATAAGGATTTTTTACATTAGAGtcctgaaaacaattttttattctctcattaaaacaaaataaaaaataaaaaaacatgttctataattattaaacataatttttttcattcttaaaaaaaaatagattaattgttttgagttgtttttactattttaaacaataatatttcaaacataaagaataattaatgtaaacatatttaaaaatattttagaatcccaaacatatttttatatcaaaacatgataaaaatactgttctaaaaattattttttaaaaactgtttttaagaacactGTTTTTTCATGGTAGAATCCAATCTGATAAggcatatataatattttcgggatattattattttttaatttagagaTGTGCGTATCCTTTTATTGGAGACTATTGGTTGGGTGAGTCGGCTACCACAAATGCTGTGCCTTTTTCTATATAGGTAACATTCCAACATGAAATAGAAGTCTAGAAAGTTGATAGTATTAAATTAACTTCTTAGGatcaaattctaaattttattgttataaataTAACTGATACTGCAGCCTCTTAAAACTAATCTAGTGTCGATTCAACTCTCTATGATggtttactatttatttatttagagtCTATTTTGACGTGTTATTTAAAAAaggtcttttatttttaaaaatagaaaacgatttttaaaaattcttaacatTATTTATTcgttattttctaaaaataattttttaaaacaaagtgaaataaatgataattttaaaaaaataagtaaaagttattttcattaatttttaaaaacaaaaggaaaatttaaattcatttgacCACATTTCAGAGTGCAAAACTTTACACATGAGAAGGCTAGGGTGCATAATGATTTGAATGTCCAGGGGCAGGCGCCCTATTTTTAAGCCACTATGGACTAACAATCTTGTCACCTATTTAAGATTTGTTTTTCTATCTGTTTGATCCCAAGTCAAGCCAAGTGACAATCCCTAGCTTCCCAGTTCTTCAAATGATTTtgctgttattttttttttggacaaatCATATGAGTTACAAGGTTTCCTTCCATGAGTAAGCACTCTTATGCCTAGAGTCAATCAGCCGCATTCTAGAATTGGATCCAACAGCATATAAAAATTCCCCTTTTACAATTTCTTCTCATGAAAAAGCACGATTCAACCCATGTTCTAAAGCTCAATCAACAAAAAGTATATCACATAACTCACAATTAAAGAATTGGAACACAACACAACATTATCAATACCAGAGTTCTGAACAGAGAAGCGTATCGAAACCTTACCTGTCTTGCGTACGGAGACTTTGCGCTTGTGGGGCTGTGGCTGCGCAGGCGCCTCTTTGGCCTCACGAGCAGCTCTCTTGGCCAAATTCGTCTGATGCCTCTTCCCTTGTGTGTGTGGGCCAAATAATAGCCCTCGTTGTTGTGCAATGTCAGGCAAAGCTTACACTCATAGCTGTAATCGCCCaatcacataaaaataaaataaaatagagagatCCAAATAGAatggagtatatatatatatatatatagggttaTTTTCTGTGAGAAAATTCAAGGAGCTTTTTAAGAttcaaagaagaaagaaaaaaaccctaaaaatcaaGATAACACCTtcccactttttcttttcttttcttttccctgaGGGTCCTACGCAACCAAATGTAGGCTAAGGGTTTGTGAAGAGAAAAAAACGAAAAATGAAGGATGTACCTTCCGAGATGATTACGCATGAAATAGGGATCTTTGGCGAGATCAATAGTCTCGAGAGCAAGCCTTCTGAGACGCTCCCTCCGGTCGATGG from Vitis riparia cultivar Riparia Gloire de Montpellier isolate 1030 chromosome 8, EGFV_Vit.rip_1.0, whole genome shotgun sequence includes the following:
- the LOC117920426 gene encoding splicing factor 3A subunit 2-like isoform X1, coding for MDRDWGSKPGSGGAASAQNEAIDRRERLRRLALETIDLAKDPYFMRNHLGSYECKLCLTLHNNEGYYLAHTHKGRGIRRIWPRELLVRPKRRLRSHSPTSAKSPYARQNAAD
- the LOC117920426 gene encoding splicing factor 3A subunit 2-like isoform X2, with the protein product MDRDWGSKPGSGGAASAQNEAIDRRERLRRLALETIDLAKDPYFMRNHLGSYECKLCLTLHNNEGYYLAHTHKGRGIRRIWPRELLVRPKRRLRSHSPTSAKSPYARQNMG